TAGGGACTTCCCCTTACTTCCTGACCATTCATGAATACATGCACCTTAGCCTCGCCAACTTGCTTACCTACAAATGAAGCCACATAACTACCACCATTCTTATCCTTCACCTCCGCAACAGTCACATTGCCTGTAAATGATTTTAACTGGACAAATACCTTGTGACCTCCTGTGGAACAACGATCTCCATTGCTATATTTTGTAATGATGGTGACTTCTACCTTCTTACCAACAGTAATGGATTGTGGAAGATTAACTACCTCAGAAGCACAGAAGTCTGCAATAGCACTAAAATAACCAAATTGTGGAAAAGCATTTTTGCTGGGTGTAAACCTCAATGTGTTTGATTGCACAGGGGGTATAATCAATTTTTTGTATTTCTCAGTTAGCTGCTGAATACAATCAATCACTTGCTTCTTTGCAGACAATGCTTCTTGGTCAGAGCTCTTCTCTAGAGCATCATTCAGTTCCTTCATGCTCACAAGTTCAGCTTGTGTTGAATCCACTTCATCAAGTTGTGTagtaagtgccttctctttCTGTGACACTGTGTCATGTACTTGTTGCTTCACTTCAGCTTTCTGCTTCATCAGCTTTTCAACCAGTTCATTGTAATGTTGATCAATTTGCTTGTTCACTTCATCACCTTGTTTTCTtatcttcttcatcatcttGTCAACGTTATCATGTACTTTAGACAGATCTTGGATCATTCCTTCTATTGGAGTGGTGACCTTCTTTAACTGAGAGCACTGCTTACTGGCCATGTTTTTTGTTGTGTCATGATTGTGGCTGTTATGTTTCTTCATTGTACAATACAAACACACCAGTTCATCACATGTCTCACAGTAGTGCTTCAGTTCATAATCATGTTCCTTACAAACTGGGATCTTTACCTTAGCTTGGATGACTGGTGTGTCCTTGTTTGATCTCAGTTCAGTTAATGGTACAACACGATGACTAGCAAACATCTTGCTACGTTTGTGGAAGTCATTACAAGCATTACACAGGAACGAGTTACAGTCAGGACAAAATGATACCACGGGATCTTTTTCATTACAACAGTCACAATTCACTTTCTCTTCCCCAGCCACTTTCTTCTTCAGGATTAAGTCGTCAACTAGTCGGTTGATGAAGAAATTGGTAGCAAATTCCTTCACTCCTCCTACAGGAACTTTAGCTTCCTTCCTGCACTCAGGACAGATTATCTTGGATTGTACCTGCATCTTTTTCAGACATCCTTCACAGTAGGAATGATAACAAGGGAGATACTTTGGGTTGTTGAACAACTGGTAGCACACTGGACAAGTCAGATTATTTTGAGCCTTCTTCACCTCCACTGCTGACATTGTTTACTATCGTGAGGAACGTATATAAAACACAAAATCTATTATGCATAACGTAAATAACAGCgtaataaaaaatttaatattgaagtaattacagtggaacctcagttatctggaccccacttatctggattctcggttaactgaacagcagaaatgactgctttattagagtagtgactgttctattagagtagttgaaaatactgacattttaaattttttttctttatgctattttaaagttattatacacagtttcagagatactgatttttcagacttatggaccacccctggtcccaaggggttcggataactgaggttccactgtatgtgggaaaatccctaaattggTACACTTTCACTAtcttttcaatgccaaagtagggatttcccataTTGCTATagtgccaagtagggattttccatcACTGTTTCACTACCTTATTCTCTAGGAACCCTTAAACATTTTGTTACAATAGTTTAATAACTTGTTTGTCTTTcattgatgcggtatgcgtggattgtacgggtgcttttcaaacagttcctcattcataatgctgtgtaacaggtgtaacatagctgacaacgaagtgtaattgATATTTcatttttcagacaataattgatagctgggacgcATGGTGCTATTTCTTTCACGGTATACATAGGTTCACCActcataataatatttttacaaaaaaattaacagacaagtacacaatttttttttctaaactagactagggaccatagcacatcaaaaaaaagtactgaaacaagctggagtagtgcatgatattaatcacagtaaaacaataagaagtgttatatccctactgtgctcaagataccataatgaaatgcacagtagggatataacacttcttattgttttactgtgatttaatatcatgcactattccagcttgtttcagtactgtttatccatgtgctatggtccctactcttgttaaaaattccaaattttttgtttacttgtatAGGGGATTCCACGAATTTACTAGAACCGCATACTAACCTGTATACGCTAAACATTTTCCTGGTTGAAGAGACTGGGCATCCAAAAATTTCTGCGAACATCTGTGAAACTGTCTTCACAGAAAGTTTTAAGAATAATTTAAAGCTATAGGATGATTAGTAGAGAAATTAATGAGTACTTGTTGAAAAATCTTGAAGGAAAAGTTGATAAAAGGTATGCTAAAATAGCCTTGATTTACAAGAAACCTTGGTTTGAAAGTCGTGATTAGTTCTGTAAGTCATAGTTTCACAGCTACAATCTGGAAATTCCTTATACAGTACCCCTACGAACCTGTCAACAATATATGTGTGTATTTCGGCCCATTAGCATTGCTCATTTTCGAGATGCTACGAACAAATCCCCATGCTTCAGGACCAATCTTGGTTAAAGTATGGGGCGTAGCATTAACATCTTGAAAGTGAGCAATGCTAATGGGCCGAAACACACATATATTGTTGACAGGTTCATAGGGGTACTGGGTATAGAATTTCCAGATTATTGCTGTGAAACTATGACTTATAGAACAAATCACTGCTTTTGAAGCAAAGTTTCTTGTAAACTAAGGCTATTTTAGCATACATTTTTATCAACTTTCCTTCAAGATTTTTCGACAAGTACTCTTTAATTTCACTACTAACCATCCTAGAGCTTTAAATTATTCTTAAAACCTTCTGTAAAGATGGTTTCTAAAATATTCGCGGAAAGTTTTGGATGCCCAGTCTCCTCAACCacaaaatttttttagcatATGTGGGCACTACTGGACACATTgcccatgaaaatccaatgaaaaaaaatgTTCAGCCTGAAAttttcattgggtggccccCCCCCAAtggaattttatttttaattgGGCAAATTAATGAAAAATTACCGCTGAAAACTCTGTGAAATGCTTTTCATGGACTTTTAATTGATAACTTTTATTGGTTTTTCACTAATTTGCTTaattaaaatgctatgaaaatataATTTCATTGGgaccacccaatgaaaactgtACCTTTTCACAGGTTGAACATTtctttcattggattttcatggacaaaatgtcCAGTAGTGGGGTTAGTATGCAGTTTCTAGTAAATTCGTGGAATCCCCTATAAAAATGACCAAATTTAGGGTAATGCAGGTGtgggatctgaaacataaaattaaccaAATAGATATCCATTTTGTTCAAGACATAGCTGGTAACTACATCAAGAACACAACTTGACTTGAGGGCTGCATGAAACATGGACAAACTACATTCAAATTTCTACAATTTAATTTTGTTGTTTTATACTGAACCCTCAACACAAATAACTCAAGTTTTGCCATCCTCATCTCTGCTTGACCAGGGCATTACACCGTATgtcatggtgtgtgtgtgcgtgtgtgtgtcatTCCAATGGCGAGGTCACACAAACATGCATAAACATATATATGTgattgaatttgacaaaacccagcttcgacgcacaaagcttctttaggagatatggcgattttaagtaatcattgtgtaataacttcccagtgcctacagctgtgcaaacaaaatttgcaccaagtatgcatttatttactagctatcactgagtgggtgtatacatttctgatacccaaaattagccctgttttgggcagcttttctcgagcgggtaataatatcacaggtggtagtaatagggtggtagtaatagggtgggagggtggtagtaatagggtgggagggtggtagtaatagggtgggagggtggtagtaatagggtgggagggtggtagtaatagggtgggagggtggtagtaatagggtgggagggtggtagtaatagggtgggagggtggtagtaatagggtgggagggtggtagtaatagggtgggagggtggtagtaatagggtgggagggtggtagtaatagggtggtagtaatagggtggtagtaatagggtggtagtaatagggtgggagggtggtagtaatagggtgggagggtggggggcagTGGGTGAGCtcaatataggggtataaaatgaagcaagaagacgattggaatccagaggccaagtttgggctctccatggccctcaaatcactccaaattgactgagaacactattggcgagctctctgtgaagtcccagctcactacacaccattatcacaaagccatggccattcaatggcaccaatctcccactcgtggctttgacagggtcggaagaaagctgccacagaaaccagacttgccagtcctgaaggaagtacagtgtggaatatgatagtgtattaggctagcaatccatttctggtaaaaatgtaagtttgattttgtgcgtgtggaagcctggttatgtgaaatccggtcacatatggatTAGTCCTGCATAGTCTAGCGATAAGTCCCGCCCTTATGGTCTGGGGGCGAGACTAACTTCACTATGGTGTTAAACAACCAAACAATGTGATACCAACTCTGCAACAGAGATGCAGACACCCCTCGCCAGACTGCTTTAACTTCAAGAAAACTTGTGACTAAACGGCCACGTGACTCAGATCAAGCAGTAAAACTGATCCACACGATATACTTACCGCTTATGCAAGAATGAATCGCTGTAGTGGACACCACAAGCTACAGTAGCTTGAACACAGAGAAGGAGTTAACCCGCAGCAGGGAGCAgcaaaataaataattattttgaaagCGCCGCGCGTTTTACCGATAGTCAGGCGGTCGCATGCGGTTTATTTGTTCATAGATAATCTATGATTTGctacccccacacaaaccgtctggcatgcGAGACTATAAGCATTACACCGGAGTATGTGTCCCTCCAATTGCCAGGTCACACAAACAAGAAAACTTGTGACTAACCACGTAACTCAGATCAAAAACTGACTCGAGTACACACGATACACTTACCGCTTTAATATGCAAGAATGAATCGCTGTAGTGGACACCACGAGCTACAGTGGAGTGGAACTTGACAGTCACTTTAACACTGAGAAGAAGTTAACTCGCAGGTAGCAGCAAAATAAACTGGATGAATGTCATAATTTAGTACACCAGTCCACTACTAGTATGTCAACTTTGTatctgcgtgtgtgtgtgtgtgtgtgtgtgtgtgtgtgtgtgtgtgtgtgtgtgtgtgtgtgtgtgtgtgtgtgtgtgtgtgtgtgtgtgtgtgtgtgtgtgtgtgtgtgtgtgtgtgtgtgtgtgtgtgtgtgtgtgtgtgtgtgtgtgtgtgtgtgtgtgtgtgtgtgtgtgtgtgtgtgtgtgtgtgtgtgtgtgtgtgtgtgtgtgtgtgtgtgtgtgtgtgtgtgtgtgtgtgtgtgtgtgtgtgtgtgtgtgtgtgtgtgtgtgtgtgtgtgtgtgtgtgtgtgtgtgtgtgtgtgtgtgtgtgtgtgtgtgtgtgtgtgtgtgtgtgtgtgtgtgtgtgtgtgtgtgtgtgtgtgtgcaaatgAGCTCATgcttgtgtcactgtgtgtgtgctataaagcattaataaataaataaataataacaaaagttgcccctagcaacctgacttttaaaatatttgtagggacaaactatagtatgttcacgttgagctgaaccctgaaaaacagctaaaaattaaaagtggattttttctcaacagagttaacatttctgccaaccagatgattattggtaacagcaaaggtgtcaacaacagacacatatggtttggctccattacaagtttgggaaaggactgtaatggacattgtacttatatggcttctccataggaaatgtattgtgaaaattttgattggccgtaaatattatgtcaaacatttgaacaacaagattttgaaatatttttagcggatcaagcagtactacaaatgagccaaatttcaagatcgtgtgtaattgcatccatgagttattaagtgtttttgaggattcagctcaacgtgaacatactatagtaacatctccaaattttaaaaggataccATGTATAGCTAGATCATGAGATATggcattttaaagtttgtcatttttcTCACTTACACTGTCTATGAGAgagggcaacagttgccccttctgggcaatcacataaacTGAtataatgtgtgg
This portion of the Dysidea avara chromosome 12, odDysAvar1.4, whole genome shotgun sequence genome encodes:
- the LOC136241548 gene encoding tripartite motif-containing protein 2-like yields the protein MSAVEVKKAQNNLTCPVCYQLFNNPKYLPCYHSYCEGCLKKMQVQSKIICPECRKEAKVPVGGVKEFATNFFINRLVDDLILKKKVAGEEKVNCDCCNEKDPVVSFCPDCNSFLCNACNDFHKRSKMFASHRVVPLTELRSNKDTPVIQAKVKIPVCKEHDYELKHYCETCDELVCLYCTMKKHNSHNHDTTKNMASKQCSQLKKVTTPIEGMIQDLSKVHDNVDKMMKKIRKQGDEVNKQIDQHYNELVEKLMKQKAEVKQQVHDTVSQKEKALTTQLDEVDSTQAELVSMKELNDALEKSSDQEALSAKKQVIDCIQQLTEKYKKLIIPPVQSNTLRFTPSKNAFPQFGYFSAIADFCASEVVNLPQSITVGKKVEVTIITKYSNGDRCSTGGHKVFVQLKSFTGNVTVAEVKDKNGGSYVASFVGKQVGEAKVHVFMNGQEVRGSPYNIVVLRNYQALNLPNKVVNNNGSLGNPMGAAVGRNGVWAVVDNSNCCVYVFDGEDKLVRKVDSCGSNKGQFSNRDGIAFDNDNNLYVVDRGNHRVQKFDVNGNYLLQFGGRGSGDGQLITPYGITTHNGRVYVADNGNHCVSVFQYNGQFCISFGSDQLSKPCDVAVSINDHLLVADGGHHCIVTFTLDGQYVGKFGTQGSNRGQLNNPYSLATDVNGFTFVTDNNHRVSVFDCVGNFIHCFGSKGSANGLFNCPYYIALGPNGNIYVSDYNNKRIQIFTNC